Proteins found in one Thermoplasmata archaeon genomic segment:
- a CDS encoding ammonium transporter, which translates to MEKKMAMILMIAAVAAVSILVCVTPGSDASVDPEDETAGGSISWMLVSSSLVLLMIPGLILFYGGLLRKQSMSAMIAQSMGGAAVVGLLWVVCGYSLAFGGDGTFGDFSRLFMDGAIDTASGGNISELEFAMYQMMFAMIAPCLFLGACAERMRFQAVIAYMAAWSILIYAPLVHFVWDGGFSSMFGDWFQGLDFAGGIAIHLAAAMAGVVAVRFLGPRKEHIRKLPSHNIPMVFLGTGILVVGWMGFNGGGFGTADSYTIHAVINTIVAWLGSTVTWMIIQYSMYGRVSTVGICTGLLAGLVAITPCAGYVGIPASIFLGICGSVVGYYAISYFHSLKKFDDALDVFALHGCVTMFGLLALGFLADPAVVGEEAEGLIYGGFSLLASQIVMVLFTVVYSSAISYVILKVISLFIRVSVTPEEQDMGQDIIEHGERAYQ; encoded by the coding sequence ATGGAAAAGAAGATGGCAATGATCCTGATGATTGCGGCCGTAGCGGCCGTATCGATTCTAGTATGTGTAACGCCGGGTTCTGACGCATCCGTGGATCCCGAAGATGAGACTGCAGGAGGCAGCATCTCGTGGATGCTAGTGAGTTCGAGCCTCGTCCTCCTGATGATCCCCGGACTAATCCTGTTCTACGGAGGGCTTCTCCGTAAGCAGAGCATGTCTGCGATGATCGCCCAATCCATGGGCGGTGCAGCAGTCGTTGGTCTGCTATGGGTGGTTTGCGGCTATTCTCTGGCGTTCGGAGGAGACGGCACCTTCGGCGATTTCTCCAGATTGTTCATGGATGGAGCCATAGACACCGCATCCGGCGGAAACATCTCAGAACTTGAATTCGCGATGTATCAGATGATGTTCGCGATGATCGCCCCATGCCTGTTCCTGGGAGCATGTGCGGAACGTATGAGGTTCCAAGCTGTCATAGCATACATGGCCGCGTGGTCCATCCTTATCTACGCACCTCTGGTCCATTTTGTTTGGGATGGCGGATTCTCCAGCATGTTCGGCGACTGGTTCCAAGGCCTGGACTTCGCAGGAGGTATAGCAATCCATCTTGCGGCCGCTATGGCCGGGGTGGTAGCGGTCAGATTCCTTGGACCGAGAAAGGAGCACATCCGCAAGCTCCCGTCCCATAACATCCCGATGGTATTCCTAGGAACAGGGATACTCGTGGTCGGATGGATGGGCTTCAACGGAGGAGGGTTCGGAACAGCGGACTCATACACAATCCATGCGGTCATCAACACCATAGTCGCTTGGTTAGGCAGTACCGTCACCTGGATGATCATCCAGTATTCGATGTACGGACGCGTCAGCACCGTCGGAATATGCACTGGTCTGCTGGCAGGCCTCGTTGCGATCACCCCCTGTGCAGGATACGTCGGGATACCTGCGTCCATATTCCTCGGGATATGCGGTTCCGTCGTGGGATACTACGCCATCAGCTATTTCCACAGCCTTAAGAAATTCGATGACGCCCTGGATGTGTTCGCACTGCACGGGTGCGTGACGATGTTCGGACTCTTAGCCCTCGGATTCCTGGCCGATCCGGCCGTTGTCGGAGAGGAGGCCGAAGGGCTGATATACGGAGGTTTCTCGCTCCTGGCCAGTCAGATAGTCATGGTGCTGTTCACAGTTGTGTACAGCTCGGCCATATCATACGTGATCCTGAAGGTGATATCACTCTTCATCCGTGTAAGTGTGACGCCTGAGGAACAGGACATGGGGCAGGATATCATAGAACACGGAGAACGTGCATATCAGTGA
- a CDS encoding TerC/Alx family metal homeostasis membrane protein, with protein MMAWIVFIIIALVLVVLDLILHRKPEHIPMKRALKETMIWILAAAGYGIFIFITFGNDKGLEFITAYIMEESMSIDNLFVFIIIFSLFSIPDEYQHKALFYGIFGAVIFRLLFMLIGVELMKFHFVMYIFGALLAYAALKTLFAKEEEEGKSKIAEFMSKHLKTSPTLDGNKFFTKIDGKKVATPLLLCVIVIEFSDLVFALDSIPAVLALSNDLLVIYTSNIFAILGLRSLYFAIKGGLSSLKYLKYGLGIILMFIAAKLLLVDFIEVPIIASLAFIVGVLLITIVASLMSKDKAPTAQ; from the coding sequence ATGATGGCTTGGATTGTTTTCATAATCATAGCACTCGTTTTGGTTGTCCTCGATCTGATCCTCCATCGCAAACCCGAGCACATACCGATGAAGAGGGCCCTCAAGGAAACGATGATATGGATCCTCGCAGCAGCGGGTTACGGCATATTCATCTTCATCACTTTTGGAAACGACAAGGGACTGGAATTCATCACCGCATACATCATGGAAGAATCGATGAGCATAGACAACCTGTTCGTGTTCATCATAATCTTCAGTCTCTTCTCCATACCAGACGAATACCAGCACAAGGCATTGTTCTATGGGATATTCGGAGCGGTGATATTCCGTCTGCTGTTCATGCTCATAGGCGTAGAATTGATGAAATTCCATTTCGTTATGTACATATTCGGAGCGCTCCTTGCCTATGCGGCCTTGAAAACGTTATTCGCCAAAGAAGAGGAAGAAGGAAAGAGCAAGATAGCTGAATTCATGAGCAAACATCTGAAGACCTCTCCAACACTGGATGGTAACAAATTCTTCACAAAAATAGACGGAAAGAAGGTCGCAACCCCTCTGCTCCTATGTGTGATCGTGATAGAATTCTCAGATCTGGTCTTCGCTCTGGACTCCATCCCCGCCGTATTAGCACTTTCAAACGATCTGCTCGTCATCTACACATCGAACATATTCGCCATCCTCGGACTAAGGTCGCTGTACTTCGCCATCAAGGGGGGATTGAGTTCCCTGAAGTATCTGAAGTACGGTCTGGGAATCATCCTCATGTTCATAGCCGCGAAACTTCTTCTTGTCGATTTCATCGAGGTCCCCATCATCGCATCCTTGGCCTTCATCGTCGGGGTGCTCCTCATCACGATCGTAGCTTCGCTGATGTCCAAAGACAAGGCTCCGACGGCCCAATAA
- a CDS encoding P-II family nitrogen regulator has product MKMIIAIVRPEKAQDVKDAIHEAGFNGMTITHVTGRGRQAGLKFANRYGEFVVDEIEKTKFEIVVDDKDVKAVIDSVCKTATTGNHGDGKIIVLPVEETYTISDFGKLGPEGSDDKAPEEDPASP; this is encoded by the coding sequence ATGAAGATGATAATTGCAATTGTGCGTCCCGAGAAGGCCCAGGATGTCAAGGATGCGATCCATGAGGCGGGATTCAACGGCATGACGATCACCCATGTTACCGGGCGCGGAAGACAGGCAGGTCTGAAGTTCGCCAACAGGTACGGGGAATTCGTCGTCGACGAGATAGAGAAGACGAAGTTCGAGATCGTGGTAGATGATAAGGATGTCAAAGCTGTGATCGACTCCGTATGCAAGACGGCAACCACAGGGAACCACGGGGACGGAAAGATAATCGTCCTGCCCGTGGAAGAGACATACACGATAAGCGATTTCGGTAAACTAGGGCCTGAGGGAAGTGACGATAAGGCCCCTGAGGAAGATCCCGCCAGCCCTTGA